One Urechidicola croceus genomic window, TTATTAATAATTAACTTATCAGAAACTGGGTTTGGATACATTGTAATTATATCTGCATTTAAATCTTCTAAACCAGCTGTAGAAGCCTGAATAATTATTTCAGTTGCTGGGTAGTCACCTGCAATCCACGACCAACTGCTATCATTTAATTCTGCTTTAATCTTATAATTTTGTGCTCCTGATAAATCATCAGTTAAAGTTGCTGAACTAGGGATTGTTAATACAACCGAACCTGTTAAATCAGTACCCATTGTTACTGGATTTATATTAGCATCGGCTGTAGTTTCTAGCCAAGTCCAGTCGTCTTGCAATTCTAAAGCAACATACACTATATCATCTACATTTAGTGATGTATATTGAAAATTAACTGTTACCGTTCCTCCAGTAGAAGGATCAAGTTCTATTGGGTTTGTATCAATAGAAGTAATTGTGACAGATTGAGATTTCATAGTTATTGCTAAGCAAAAACTAATAAAAAAAAAAGTAATTGTTTGTTCATAATAGTAGGTTTTAATGTTAATTGATTTAATTTTTTATGCTTTTGATAGTTGTTTGTGCACTTTTTAACCCCTT contains:
- a CDS encoding T9SS type A sorting domain-containing protein translates to MKSQSVTITSIDTNPIELDPSTGGTVTVNFQYTSLNVDDIVYVALELQDDWTWLETTADANINPVTMGTDLTGSVVLTIPSSATLTDDLSGAQNYKIKAELNDSSWSWIAGDYPATEIIIQASTAGLEDLNADIITMYPNPVSDKLIINNNLLDVDSLIITDVTGRTVKELVDLKGVQSLIVSDLPSGLYILITDTKKQFRFLKK